The Selenomonas sp. AB3002 genome contains a region encoding:
- a CDS encoding class I SAM-dependent methyltransferase — MRDVLEFLPAGGIKQKVDILTVDTSRLLPKLRKLCPYARITAVTRLEEVPELPPLQGLEVDWHVLDHRKEQLTFPEEAFDYVLAEEALTTCYEPYLELMALGKLVKGTGELFTRFYNVRYQGVLEALRQGEFNYRAEHLWAKAEVVRLMDDTLFKEVAFAPGEQDGGEEDEKAWAELGFDDFSRDLATSVWLVRVCRSTAAVANLKSLYSPELRRRLAFLLHRVEYDIDPEASFRELQELCREEQIFPDYLEDFIGEACAHPKKVFSFLSSRNFLNNL, encoded by the coding sequence ATGAGGGACGTATTGGAATTTCTCCCTGCAGGAGGCATAAAACAAAAAGTTGATATTCTGACAGTCGACACTTCCCGCCTGTTGCCGAAGTTGCGCAAGCTCTGCCCCTATGCCCGGATAACTGCCGTAACCCGTCTGGAGGAGGTGCCGGAGCTGCCGCCTTTGCAAGGTCTGGAGGTTGACTGGCACGTCCTGGACCACCGCAAGGAGCAGCTGACCTTTCCGGAGGAAGCCTTTGACTATGTGCTGGCAGAAGAAGCCTTGACTACTTGTTACGAACCTTACCTGGAACTGATGGCTCTGGGCAAGCTGGTGAAGGGTACGGGGGAACTTTTCACCCGGTTCTATAATGTGCGCTATCAAGGCGTCTTGGAAGCTTTGCGGCAGGGGGAGTTCAATTACCGGGCGGAGCATCTTTGGGCCAAGGCAGAGGTGGTGCGGCTGATGGATGATACCCTGTTCAAGGAAGTTGCCTTTGCCCCGGGGGAGCAGGACGGCGGGGAGGAAGACGAGAAGGCCTGGGCAGAACTGGGCTTTGATGACTTCAGCCGTGACCTGGCAACTTCTGTCTGGCTGGTGAGGGTCTGCCGCTCCACTGCTGCCGTGGCGAATCTCAAGAGCCTTTACAGTCCGGAACTGCGCCGGAGGCTGGCGTTCCTGCTGCACAGGGTGGAGTATGATATTGATCCGGAAGCAAGTTTCAGGGAATTGCAGGAGCTGTGCAGGGAGGAGCAGATTTTCCCGGACTACCTGGAAGATTTCATAGGAGAAGCCTGCGCTCACCCAAAAAAAGTTTTTTCTTTCCTGTCAAGCAGGAATTTTTTAAATAATCTATAA
- a CDS encoding cytidylate kinase-like family protein, whose protein sequence is MKENLVLTISRQYGAGGRELAQILADKLGVKLYDRQIVHIAAAKLGINDLSEEELLQMENQVKPLSMSFIPFHSFGTHMGESSHGMFLSESSAIKKLAKDGSCVILGRCGDYVLRNDPNNFSIFVCADDEYREKRGQEVYEGKSLKELDKENEKRARYYDYYTGRTWGDGANYDLVVNTSREPLEKIADAILAYIERVKN, encoded by the coding sequence ATGAAGGAGAATCTAGTGCTCACCATCAGCCGCCAGTATGGCGCCGGTGGACGGGAGCTGGCGCAGATACTGGCGGACAAGCTCGGCGTGAAGCTATATGACAGGCAGATTGTCCATATCGCCGCCGCCAAGCTGGGCATCAACGACCTCAGCGAAGAGGAACTGCTGCAGATGGAGAACCAGGTGAAGCCCCTTTCCATGAGCTTCATTCCCTTCCATTCCTTCGGCACCCACATGGGAGAAAGCTCCCATGGCATGTTCCTGTCCGAGTCTTCCGCCATCAAGAAGCTGGCCAAGGACGGCTCCTGCGTGATTCTGGGACGCTGCGGCGACTATGTGCTGCGCAATGACCCCAATAATTTCTCCATCTTTGTCTGCGCCGATGACGAGTACCGCGAGAAGCGCGGCCAGGAGGTCTACGAGGGCAAGAGCCTCAAGGAGCTGGACAAGGAAAACGAGAAGCGCGCCCGCTACTACGACTACTATACAGGCCGCACCTGGGGTGACGGCGCCAACTACGACCTGGTGGTAAACACCAGCCGTGAGCCTCTGGAGAAAATCGCCGATGCGATTCTTGCCTACATTGAAAGGGTGAAAAACTGA
- a CDS encoding potassium transporter TrkG, whose product MDEEKMDRDLEGLAVFRPLQKVTGVKAQQEFRLKPTQTILLSFVLMIGIGTILLMLPISSARETSLPFIDALFVSTSASCVTGLTVVDVKNDLSFFGKCVMIMLIQVGGLGIMTLGTMAVHAMGYRFRLRESLTLQESLGQSGRSGLFELIRRMIKYTLAVEGFFALLLTVHFIPEFGFDAIGYGIFHAVSAFCNAGFDLFGNYDSLCKRQDDIFLLAGIGLSIILGGIGFTVMHDVMHRRKWHRFSLHTKIVLAVNSVLIVGGTLLIFGVESRYDGVLVGMPLAEQLANSAFMSVSCRTAGFNSFDIAASTQVTKFAMIILMFIGASPLSTGGGIKCTTIFVLLRSVWAIFRGENEVTVFGRTISTRARNQAFAIFTVGTLWVVTMGILLAVVDGETNDLGRVIFETVSAFGTVGMGIGITSEWDEWGKVLLCLTMLLGRVGIMTFLLSLIQQRQSIVKYPKEEIMLG is encoded by the coding sequence TTGGATGAGGAAAAGATGGACAGGGATCTGGAGGGACTTGCGGTCTTCCGTCCCCTGCAAAAAGTAACCGGGGTCAAGGCCCAGCAGGAATTCCGCCTGAAACCAACCCAGACTATCTTGCTCAGTTTTGTATTGATGATTGGCATAGGCACCATTTTGCTTATGCTGCCCATAAGCTCTGCCAGGGAGACGAGCCTGCCCTTCATTGATGCCCTTTTTGTGTCCACCTCTGCCTCCTGCGTCACGGGATTGACGGTGGTGGATGTGAAAAATGACCTGAGTTTCTTTGGCAAATGCGTGATGATTATGCTGATACAGGTGGGAGGCCTGGGAATCATGACACTGGGCACCATGGCCGTCCATGCCATGGGCTACCGTTTCCGCCTGAGGGAAAGCCTGACCTTGCAGGAGTCACTGGGCCAGAGCGGCCGGTCGGGGCTTTTTGAGCTGATACGGCGCATGATAAAGTATACACTGGCAGTGGAGGGTTTCTTTGCCCTGCTATTGACGGTGCATTTTATCCCGGAGTTTGGCTTCGATGCCATAGGCTATGGCATCTTCCATGCGGTTTCTGCCTTCTGCAATGCCGGGTTTGACCTCTTTGGGAATTATGACAGCCTGTGCAAGCGGCAGGATGATATTTTCCTGCTGGCGGGTATTGGCTTGTCCATTATCCTGGGAGGCATTGGCTTCACGGTCATGCATGATGTCATGCACCGCAGGAAATGGCACAGGTTTTCCCTGCATACCAAGATAGTGCTCGCTGTCAACAGCGTCCTGATTGTTGGAGGCACCTTGCTTATCTTCGGGGTGGAAAGCCGCTATGACGGCGTATTGGTGGGCATGCCCCTGGCAGAGCAGCTGGCCAATTCCGCCTTTATGTCAGTTTCTTGCCGCACGGCGGGGTTCAACAGTTTTGATATCGCTGCGTCCACCCAGGTCACCAAGTTTGCCATGATCATCCTCATGTTCATTGGGGCATCGCCCCTGTCTACTGGGGGCGGCATCAAGTGCACCACCATCTTTGTCCTGCTGCGCTCCGTATGGGCGATTTTCCGCGGTGAGAACGAGGTCACTGTCTTTGGCAGGACTATCAGCACCAGAGCGCGGAACCAGGCCTTTGCTATTTTCACTGTGGGCACCCTCTGGGTAGTGACCATGGGAATCCTGCTGGCAGTGGTTGACGGAGAAACAAATGACCTGGGGAGGGTGATTTTTGAGACAGTTTCTGCCTTTGGCACCGTGGGCATGGGCATTGGCATTACGTCGGAGTGGGATGAATGGGGCAAGGTTCTGCTGTGCCTGACCATGCTGCTGGGCAGGGTGGGCATCATGACCTTCCTGCTGTCCCTGATACAGCAGAGGCAGTCCATCGTCAAGTATCCGAAGGAAGAGATTATGCTGGGCTAG
- a CDS encoding TrkA family potassium uptake protein: MGSRKQFAVLGLGRFGLSAARTLEEMGAEVLGVDMDVNLTESLTGILSQVVSFDIRDARGLDQVGIGNFDAVIIALKNLEASLMATMLCKERGVTEIVVKAIDERHAEMARRLGATQVVFSERDMARRTVMHLVSKNAVDYIDLAGSVKIISIIVPESLVGKSLIESDLRRLYNIVVIAIRHGAETMVTPSPSYCFAEGDNLFIIGTEQSLAEFERDF; this comes from the coding sequence ATGGGAAGCAGGAAGCAGTTTGCTGTATTGGGACTGGGCCGCTTTGGTCTCAGCGCTGCCAGGACTTTGGAAGAGATGGGGGCTGAGGTTCTGGGGGTGGATATGGATGTGAACCTGACAGAGAGCCTGACGGGCATTTTGTCCCAGGTGGTGAGTTTTGACATCCGTGATGCCAGGGGGCTTGACCAGGTGGGCATAGGCAATTTCGATGCAGTGATCATTGCCTTGAAAAATCTGGAAGCCAGCCTTATGGCTACTATGCTCTGCAAGGAGAGGGGGGTTACCGAAATCGTGGTGAAGGCCATTGATGAACGCCATGCAGAAATGGCCCGCAGGCTGGGAGCTACCCAGGTGGTCTTTTCGGAGCGCGATATGGCACGCCGCACGGTTATGCATCTGGTGAGCAAGAATGCGGTGGACTATATCGATCTGGCGGGCAGCGTCAAGATCATCAGCATCATCGTGCCGGAGTCCCTGGTGGGGAAAAGTCTCATCGAGTCAGACCTCAGGAGGCTCTACAATATCGTGGTCATCGCCATCCGCCATGGGGCAGAGACCATGGTCACCCCTTCGCCCTCCTATTGTTTTGCCGAAGGAGACAATCTCTTCATCATCGGCACTGAGCAATCCCTGGCAGAGTTTGAGCGTGATTTCTGA
- a CDS encoding carbon starvation CstA family protein, translated as MVTFLVALLALILGFFIYGKIVDTFFGPTDKPTPAVVHNDGVDYIPLPTWKVFMIQLLNIAGLGPIFGALGGAMWGPSVYLWIVFGTIFAGGVHDYLSGMISLREDGKSISEVVGHHMGSTMLMIMRVFAVVLLVLVGTVFATGPAGLLSKLTGVAVTYVLPCVFLYYFLATLLPVDKIIARFYPLFGACLIIMALGIMGAMLLGVGGHHMPELTLANLHPAGADKMPIWPLMFITVACGAISGFHSTQSPIMSRCLKDERLGRPVFYGAMVAEGIIALIWATAGITFYESTGGLAAAMKAGGAGTVVYDICVGFMGTGVGATLAMLGVVACPITSGDTAFRSARLTLADWIGMEQKFPAKRLMLAVPILAIGGILSQMDFNIIWRYFSWTNQTLAMIVLWTGAVYLYRTKPGSKAYLIPAIPATFMAAVTSTYILQAPEGFQLASSITYPIGIVFAVVCVFLFAKSTLMKK; from the coding sequence ATGGTAACTTTTTTGGTAGCTCTACTGGCACTGATACTTGGTTTTTTCATTTACGGCAAGATCGTGGATACCTTCTTCGGTCCCACGGACAAGCCTACTCCTGCTGTGGTGCATAATGACGGGGTTGACTACATCCCTCTGCCCACCTGGAAAGTCTTCATGATCCAGCTCCTGAACATCGCAGGCCTTGGCCCTATATTCGGTGCCCTGGGCGGTGCTATGTGGGGGCCCAGTGTTTATCTCTGGATTGTGTTCGGTACCATTTTTGCCGGCGGCGTCCATGACTACCTTTCGGGCATGATTTCCTTGCGCGAGGATGGCAAGAGCATCTCTGAGGTGGTAGGACATCACATGGGTAGTACCATGCTGATGATCATGCGCGTTTTCGCTGTGGTGCTGCTGGTATTGGTAGGTACAGTGTTCGCAACGGGCCCGGCGGGCTTGCTGTCCAAGCTCACTGGCGTGGCCGTGACCTATGTGCTGCCTTGTGTGTTCCTCTATTACTTCCTGGCCACCCTTTTGCCGGTGGACAAGATCATCGCCCGTTTCTATCCTTTGTTCGGCGCCTGCCTTATCATCATGGCGCTGGGCATCATGGGAGCTATGCTCCTGGGCGTGGGCGGTCATCATATGCCTGAGCTTACCCTGGCGAACCTGCATCCTGCAGGCGCTGATAAGATGCCCATCTGGCCGCTGATGTTCATCACCGTGGCCTGCGGCGCTATCTCAGGCTTCCATTCCACCCAGTCCCCCATCATGTCCCGCTGCCTGAAGGACGAGCGTCTGGGCCGTCCTGTGTTCTACGGCGCCATGGTGGCTGAGGGCATCATCGCCCTGATTTGGGCAACTGCCGGCATCACCTTCTATGAGAGCACTGGCGGCCTGGCTGCAGCCATGAAGGCTGGCGGCGCTGGCACCGTGGTTTATGACATTTGCGTTGGCTTCATGGGCACTGGCGTGGGTGCAACCCTTGCCATGCTGGGCGTGGTGGCCTGCCCCATCACTTCCGGTGATACGGCTTTCCGCAGCGCCCGCCTGACCTTGGCTGACTGGATCGGCATGGAGCAGAAATTCCCTGCCAAGCGCCTGATGCTGGCTGTGCCTATCCTGGCTATCGGCGGCATCCTCTCCCAGATGGACTTCAACATCATCTGGCGTTATTTCTCCTGGACCAACCAGACTCTCGCCATGATTGTTCTCTGGACCGGCGCCGTGTATCTCTACCGCACGAAGCCCGGCAGCAAGGCATATCTGATACCTGCTATTCCCGCTACTTTCATGGCAGCGGTGACCAGCACCTACATCCTGCAGGCACCTGAGGGCTTCCAGCTGGCAAGCTCCATCACCTATCCGATAGGTATCGTGTTTGCAGTGGTATGCGTGTTCTTGTTTGCTAAGTCAACACTGATGAAAAAGTAG
- a CDS encoding ABC transporter ATP-binding protein, translating into MAKELLRLERVNKAFDGRQILEDLDLTIHENEFLTLLGPSGCGKTTILRLIGGFEMPDSGKIWFDGQDITNLQPEKRQVNTVFQKYSLFSHMDVAENIAFGLKLKGKSSSYIKDKIKYALKLVNLDGYEHARVTQMSGGQQQRIAIARAIVNEPKVLLLDEPLSALDLKLRQNMQRELVKIKRELGITFVFVTHDQEEALSMSDTVVVMNQGWIQQIGTPENVYNEPENAFVADFIGDSNIIDGIMVRDKLVHLLGRDIPCINTGFGENVPVDVQIRPEDIQICAPGEGQFNGNIRQVVFKGTVYDITIEAGGFEWLVQTITGHEQGSEVGIRLAPANIQIMAKPASEDEEAVSDE; encoded by the coding sequence ATGGCGAAAGAGCTTTTGCGCCTTGAGCGCGTCAACAAGGCCTTTGATGGCCGGCAGATTCTGGAGGACCTGGATCTGACTATCCATGAAAATGAATTCCTAACCCTTTTGGGGCCTTCGGGCTGCGGCAAGACGACTATCCTGCGTCTGATTGGCGGCTTTGAGATGCCTGACAGCGGGAAAATCTGGTTTGACGGCCAGGATATCACGAACCTGCAGCCGGAGAAGCGCCAGGTGAATACTGTTTTCCAGAAGTATTCCCTCTTTTCCCACATGGATGTGGCGGAGAACATCGCCTTCGGCCTGAAGCTGAAGGGCAAGAGCTCAAGCTACATCAAGGATAAAATAAAATATGCTTTGAAGCTGGTGAATCTGGACGGCTATGAACATGCCCGGGTCACCCAGATGTCCGGGGGCCAGCAGCAGCGCATTGCCATCGCCCGGGCTATCGTCAACGAGCCGAAAGTGCTGCTGCTGGACGAGCCTCTTTCTGCTCTTGACCTGAAGCTCAGGCAGAACATGCAGCGCGAGCTGGTGAAAATCAAGCGCGAGCTGGGCATCACCTTCGTCTTTGTCACTCATGACCAGGAGGAAGCCCTTTCCATGTCCGATACGGTAGTGGTCATGAACCAGGGCTGGATCCAGCAGATCGGCACCCCGGAGAATGTGTACAATGAGCCGGAGAATGCCTTTGTGGCAGACTTCATCGGTGACAGCAACATCATTGATGGCATCATGGTGCGTGACAAGCTGGTGCATCTCTTGGGCAGGGACATTCCTTGCATCAATACGGGTTTTGGGGAGAACGTGCCGGTAGATGTGCAGATCCGCCCGGAGGATATCCAGATCTGCGCTCCTGGGGAAGGCCAGTTCAACGGCAACATCCGCCAGGTGGTTTTCAAAGGCACTGTCTATGATATCACCATCGAGGCCGGTGGCTTTGAGTGGCTGGTGCAGACCATCACGGGCCATGAGCAGGGCAGCGAAGTGGGCATCCGCCTGGCTCCGGCCAATATCCAGATCATGGCCAAGCCTGCTTCTGAGGATGAGGAGGCTGTGAGCGATGAATGA
- a CDS encoding IS1634 family transposase has protein sequence MFVELCKNNGIPYLRLMQSCRVEDSQGRKVSRKKTVMNIGPLSRFDDGKPDFVQRLKDSYKNGIPIIDSLLPYVDSPLPQKHVVTYVEGEAACIGAPKLVAQFLLDRLFGQLGLDKLCATLKHSLGLTYDLAGFIRLLIFGRILQPASKWETAQQNEQYFAPLADVSYPYHIYDALDVLAEHKEQFIRRMHSSICKSVGRSTAHIYYDVTNFFFEIEDPDPDERVNGDTQKGLRQKGVSKENRREPIVQMGLFLDDNGIPITIESFPGNTLDQATLRPALKKSMGRLETERFVLVADRGMHSFYNLCHLVRDGQGYIVSKSIRKTPKAERHWILEQEGYTSKGSSFRLKSRILTRRVKDEDGNTVELKEKVVVYWSERFYKREYHEHKRFLDFLEKLRNNPSTFRVTATQSRQLKKYFKKEFVHKETGEMIESGKLLGMLDEEKLEELTAYMGYYQIVTSETDMADEDVVEAYHGLTQIEDQFREMKGTLATRPIYVSTREHIQAHLLVCMMALTMLRLIQKKVLSATPGGNADSLWSYGLSGRRVQSALQKWQIDKLPGDLYRFNNTMDDDLKKILSAFSLDIVPKLYTRGDLRKMKADMDL, from the coding sequence ATGTTTGTCGAGCTGTGCAAGAACAATGGCATCCCTTACCTCCGTCTGATGCAAAGCTGCCGGGTTGAAGACAGCCAGGGGCGCAAGGTCTCCCGCAAGAAGACCGTCATGAACATTGGCCCCTTGTCCCGCTTCGATGACGGCAAGCCGGATTTCGTGCAGCGTCTGAAGGATTCATACAAGAACGGAATCCCCATCATTGATTCTCTGCTTCCTTATGTCGATTCCCCACTGCCGCAAAAGCATGTCGTAACTTACGTCGAAGGAGAGGCTGCCTGTATAGGCGCGCCAAAACTCGTTGCCCAGTTTCTGCTTGACCGACTGTTTGGGCAGCTGGGGCTGGACAAGCTTTGTGCAACTTTGAAGCACTCATTGGGACTTACATATGACCTGGCCGGATTCATACGCCTGCTCATTTTCGGGCGCATACTGCAGCCTGCTTCCAAGTGGGAAACCGCACAGCAGAACGAGCAGTATTTTGCCCCGTTGGCAGATGTTTCCTATCCCTACCATATCTACGATGCACTGGATGTGCTGGCGGAGCACAAGGAACAGTTCATCCGCCGGATGCATTCTTCCATCTGCAAATCCGTAGGACGTTCCACGGCGCATATTTACTATGATGTCACGAACTTCTTCTTTGAGATAGAAGATCCAGATCCTGATGAGCGCGTAAACGGTGATACGCAAAAAGGCCTGCGGCAGAAAGGCGTTTCCAAGGAGAATCGCAGAGAGCCAATCGTGCAGATGGGGCTTTTCCTTGATGACAACGGCATCCCCATAACCATTGAGTCATTCCCCGGCAATACCCTTGACCAGGCTACGCTGCGTCCTGCCCTGAAGAAAAGCATGGGGAGACTTGAGACGGAACGTTTTGTTCTGGTGGCTGACCGAGGCATGCATTCTTTCTACAACCTCTGTCATCTTGTCAGGGATGGACAGGGCTACATAGTAAGCAAGAGCATACGCAAGACCCCGAAGGCTGAGAGACATTGGATTCTGGAGCAGGAAGGCTATACATCCAAGGGCAGTTCCTTCCGTCTGAAATCACGTATTCTGACCCGCAGGGTAAAGGATGAGGACGGCAATACCGTGGAACTCAAAGAGAAAGTTGTTGTCTACTGGAGCGAACGCTTCTACAAGCGCGAGTACCACGAGCATAAGAGATTCCTGGATTTTCTGGAGAAACTGCGCAATAACCCGTCAACATTCCGCGTGACGGCAACACAGTCCCGCCAGCTCAAGAAATATTTCAAGAAAGAGTTTGTCCACAAGGAAACCGGGGAGATGATCGAGTCCGGCAAACTGCTGGGCATGCTGGATGAAGAAAAGCTTGAGGAACTAACGGCATACATGGGTTATTACCAGATTGTGACTTCGGAAACAGACATGGCCGATGAAGATGTTGTGGAGGCTTACCACGGGCTGACGCAGATCGAAGACCAGTTCAGGGAAATGAAAGGAACGCTGGCCACACGCCCAATATATGTCTCAACCAGGGAGCATATACAGGCGCATCTCCTGGTATGCATGATGGCATTGACAATGCTCCGCCTGATTCAGAAAAAAGTTTTATCTGCTACCCCTGGCGGAAATGCTGACAGCCTGTGGAGTTACGGCCTTTCTGGCAGACGTGTCCAGTCAGCCCTGCAAAAGTGGCAAATTGACAAACTGCCCGGAGACCTTTACCGATTCAATAACACAATGGATGATGACCTAAAGAAGATACTGTCTGCGTTCTCACTGGATATTGTCCCGAAGCTTTACACAAGAGGTGATTTACGAAAGATGAAGGCTGATATGGACCTTTGA
- a CDS encoding metallophosphoesterase → MGNFFVMVLVFAVVQLLWSAWSARRLWRGWRLWLACLCFGALDLGLVWFILRHLPNYHDVGKYLIWAMVLLLVVQSIFNMLVTAAWLIRFLLRRVHRVPFDSRRRELMKKSFLYPLLAGGLSAYGGLVESRHQVLREVEIPVKGLTAPSGYRILQLSDVHLGEFFNLEDFARLLQQAESQGADLLAVTGDLFDDERINAEAVKLLDSFVPAFPDGIYFVFGNHEHFRGVGQIKSYLSGTRINVLENEARQVPGRELWLAGVDYPMRRDHFEKDRREMHRQAMANVPEGVTTVLLGHHPECIDDGAESGVALTLTGHTHGGQFGILGKPIFPFFRYNRGLVKTGGSYGYVHSGNGSWFPCRIGCPPEIVTFTLLAK, encoded by the coding sequence ATGGGGAATTTTTTTGTGATGGTATTGGTCTTTGCCGTGGTGCAGCTGCTCTGGTCTGCCTGGTCGGCCCGGCGCTTGTGGAGAGGCTGGCGGCTGTGGCTGGCCTGCCTTTGCTTTGGGGCGCTGGATCTGGGGCTCGTATGGTTTATTCTGCGCCATCTGCCCAATTACCATGATGTGGGCAAATATCTGATTTGGGCTATGGTGCTGCTGCTGGTGGTCCAGTCCATCTTCAACATGCTGGTGACGGCGGCCTGGCTTATCAGGTTCCTCTTGCGGCGGGTGCATAGGGTGCCCTTTGATTCCAGGCGGAGGGAACTCATGAAAAAGTCTTTCTTATATCCTCTGCTGGCTGGCGGTCTTTCTGCCTACGGGGGACTGGTGGAAAGCCGCCATCAGGTGCTCCGGGAGGTGGAGATTCCCGTGAAAGGGCTGACGGCACCCTCAGGCTACCGCATCTTGCAGCTCAGTGATGTGCATCTGGGAGAATTCTTCAATCTGGAAGACTTTGCTAGGCTGCTGCAGCAGGCAGAGAGCCAGGGAGCAGACCTGCTGGCGGTGACGGGAGATCTCTTTGATGATGAGAGGATCAACGCGGAAGCAGTGAAGCTGCTGGACAGCTTTGTACCTGCTTTCCCCGATGGCATTTACTTTGTCTTTGGCAACCATGAGCACTTTCGGGGCGTGGGACAGATCAAGAGCTATCTGTCCGGCACCCGCATCAATGTGCTGGAAAACGAGGCCCGCCAGGTGCCAGGCAGGGAATTGTGGCTGGCGGGGGTGGACTATCCCATGCGCAGGGACCATTTTGAGAAGGACAGACGGGAAATGCACCGTCAGGCCATGGCCAATGTGCCTGAGGGAGTGACCACGGTGCTGTTGGGGCATCATCCTGAGTGCATAGACGACGGGGCAGAGTCCGGTGTGGCCCTGACCCTGACAGGACACACCCACGGTGGTCAGTTCGGCATCCTGGGCAAGCCCATCTTTCCTTTCTTCCGCTATAATCGGGGGCTGGTGAAGACAGGGGGCAGTTACGGTTATGTCCACTCGGGCAACGGCAGCTGGTTCCCCTGCCGTATAGGGTGCCCGCCGGAGATTGTGACTTTCACTTTGCTAGCAAAGTAG
- the uxaC gene encoding glucuronate isomerase produces the protein MRSFMDKDFLLQTETAKSLYHRYAEPLPIVDYHSHLSARDIAEDRQYNNLTEAWIDTDPYKWRLMRTAGIEEKYITGKDTDPYERFLKFAEILPRAAGNPVFHWSHMELKKFFGFQGLLSAETAKKVWDMCNEKFSGPGYSVRGLLTQAGVEVLCTTNDPTEDLRWHKKMAEDPDCSMEILPTMRLDYVLRIDHPQWCNYIRHELAVSAEVEAEDVATMQDIRDILKKRINYFEKLGCRAADIVLDHMYYAPAEEYELDDIVGRTLGERGNPDCNKAEQYKTAMLMFLAKECTKRGWVMQIRFSALRSVNSRMTEKLGIEAGCDGMGDFSCAQVLANFLNALDERCTLPRMVIYSLNPADQAVIGSILGAFQESVENQEGEGIRGRLQQGTACWFNDAKRGLERQLITVSSLSLLGEDIGMLADARTPFSLSRHEYYRRILCNFIGNMVENGEYLADTGRLGLMVRDVCYANALRYFGFRV, from the coding sequence ATGCGCAGCTTTATGGACAAGGATTTCCTGCTGCAGACGGAAACTGCCAAATCTCTCTATCATAGATATGCGGAGCCTTTGCCCATAGTGGATTATCACAGCCATCTGTCCGCCAGGGATATTGCTGAGGACAGGCAGTACAACAATCTCACGGAGGCCTGGATTGATACGGACCCGTACAAGTGGCGCCTTATGCGCACGGCGGGCATTGAGGAAAAATACATCACGGGCAAGGATACTGACCCTTATGAGCGTTTCCTGAAATTTGCAGAAATCCTGCCCAGGGCTGCGGGAAACCCGGTCTTTCATTGGTCGCACATGGAGCTGAAGAAGTTCTTTGGCTTCCAGGGGTTGCTTTCTGCTGAGACTGCCAAAAAAGTCTGGGATATGTGCAATGAGAAATTCTCCGGCCCGGGCTATTCTGTGCGGGGACTCCTGACCCAGGCCGGGGTGGAGGTGCTTTGCACCACCAATGACCCTACGGAGGATTTGCGTTGGCACAAGAAAATGGCCGAAGATCCTGACTGCTCTATGGAGATACTGCCCACTATGCGGCTTGACTATGTGCTGCGCATAGACCATCCCCAGTGGTGCAACTATATACGGCATGAGTTGGCTGTGTCTGCGGAGGTCGAGGCTGAAGATGTGGCTACCATGCAGGATATCCGAGATATTCTCAAGAAGCGCATCAACTACTTTGAGAAGCTTGGCTGCCGGGCAGCTGATATCGTGCTTGATCACATGTACTATGCTCCTGCAGAAGAGTATGAGCTTGATGATATCGTGGGCAGGACTTTGGGAGAACGAGGCAACCCCGATTGCAACAAAGCAGAGCAGTATAAGACAGCCATGCTCATGTTCCTGGCCAAAGAGTGCACCAAGCGCGGCTGGGTCATGCAGATACGCTTCTCTGCTCTTCGCAGCGTCAACTCCAGAATGACGGAAAAGCTGGGCATTGAGGCTGGCTGTGATGGCATGGGGGACTTCTCCTGCGCCCAGGTGCTGGCAAACTTCCTGAATGCTCTTGATGAGCGCTGTACCTTGCCCCGCATGGTCATATACTCCCTCAATCCTGCCGACCAGGCAGTGATTGGTTCTATCTTGGGAGCTTTCCAGGAAAGCGTGGAGAACCAGGAAGGGGAGGGAATCAGGGGGCGCTTGCAGCAAGGCACGGCCTGCTGGTTCAATGATGCCAAGCGGGGTCTGGAGCGTCAGCTTATCACTGTCAGTTCCCTGTCTCTACTGGGAGAGGACATCGGCATGCTGGCAGATGCCCGCACACCTTTCTCTCTGTCCCGACATGAGTATTACCGTCGCATCCTCTGCAATTTCATAGGAAATATGGTGGAGAATGGAGAATACCTGGCAGATACGGGGAGGCTGGGACTCATGGTCAGGGATGTCTGTTATGCCAACGCTCTGCGCTACTTTGGCTTCAGGGTCTGA